The nucleotide sequence CTATACGGGCCGGCATATTCAGAGATGCGTTTCAGTGCTGAATCCATAATCATTTCGATCAGTGACTGAAAATCAATGCCATTCAGCTTGCAGAGCAGAGGGAGGTCGGAGTGCTTATAGTTAAGTCCTGCCAGAGGATTTACCTCCAGAAAATTGGGAATGCCGTTTTCATCCATTTTCAGGTCAATTCTTCCTCCGTCGCGGCAACCAAGAATGCGCCATGCGTCCAGGGCTATTTTTGCACAGGCCGACTGCACCTCTTTTTCGGGCACTGAGTATCTGGCAAAATTCTCATAGTTCTCTTTCACATAGAGGCTGTAAATTTCCGAGGCGGAACCATCCAGGGTTATTTCCATGACGCCGACAACCCTGGCAGTATCTCCTGTACCGACAAGGCCCACAGTGAACTCCCTGCCGCTGAGGTAACGTTCCACTAATACCGGCTGGTGGTAGGTTTCCAGCAATTGCAGGCAAACCGATCTGAGTTGTTCCCGGGTAGTAATTCGGGAAGATCCTGTGATGCCCTTACCGGTACCTTCAGCTACCGGTTTGGCGAACAAGGGGAAGGGAAGGTGAACAGACTGCACGTCATCGGGTGCATAAATTTCCGCAAATTCCGGTGTAGGAATTCCGGCATCCCGTACCACACGTTTTGTGAGTCCCTTGTGCAAGGCCAGGGCCAGTACGGAGCTGTCGGAAAAAACATAGGGAATGCGGTAGGCATCCAGCAGGCAGGGCACCTGGGCTTCGCGGGCCAGGCCGTACATTCCCTCCGCTATGTTGAACACAAGGTCCCATCGTTCCCCTGCTGAAAGCCGCTGAACAAGATTACGGATATGACCAATCCGCACCGTATGAAAACCGGCTTTTTGCAGAGCCTGTTCAATTCCCTCAATGGTTTCCTCCTTGTCGAATTCGGCGGTTTCATCGTGGGAATACCCTTCTTTCAGATAGTCATCCCGGAGGTCGTACGTCAACCCCACAGTAAACGGTTCAAAAGGCAGAATCATTCTGTACAGAAATCAGGATAACGGTACAATCTGTCTTCGTAATTTTTCAGTAACAGATAGCCTTCATCACGGCCTGAAACATAATCCGGAAGGAGAGGAATTTTTCCTCCTCCGCCAGGTGCATCGATCACATAGGTAGGAACGGCATACCCCGAAGTAAATCCCCGGAGGCCTTTGATAATTTCAAGGCCTTTGCTGACAGGGGTTCTGAAGTGCGAGGAACCGAGAATCGGATCGCACTGGTACAGATAATACGGACGCACGCGGATTTTCAGCAAACCCTGCATCAGTTGTTTCATCGTTTCCACCTCATCGTTGATTCCTTTGAGCAGAACCGTCTGACTTCCGAGGGGAATTCCTGCATCGGCGAGCATTTCACATGCCCTGCCAACTTCCGGCGTCAGTTCCCTGGGGTGGGTAAAATGGATGCTGATATACAGGGGATGGTATTTCCTCAATACGGATATCAGATGCGGTGTTATGCGCTGTGGCAAGACGGCAGGTACCTTGGTGCCAATCCGGATAATTTCAACATGGGGAATACGCCGGATTCGTTCCAGTATATACCCAAGCCTTTCATCAGGAAGAGTAAAGGGGTCGCCGCCTGACAGCAAGACGTCGCGCACTTCGGTATGCGACTCGATGTAGGCAAAGGCCGGCTCAAAATCATCCAGTGCAAAATGGGATTTATCCTTCTTGGCTACCATATGGGAACGTGTGCAATACCTGCAATAGGTACTGCAGAAGCCGGTAATGAGGAACAGCACCCTGTCGGGATACCGGTGCACAAGATTTCTGACCGGACTGTCGCCTTCTTCATGCAACGGGTCGGATCCTTCACCGGGAGAAATGATATATTCTTCC is from Bacteroidales bacterium and encodes:
- a CDS encoding D-alanine--D-alanine ligase, whose protein sequence is MILPFEPFTVGLTYDLRDDYLKEGYSHDETAEFDKEETIEGIEQALQKAGFHTVRIGHIRNLVQRLSAGERWDLVFNIAEGMYGLAREAQVPCLLDAYRIPYVFSDSSVLALALHKGLTKRVVRDAGIPTPEFAEIYAPDDVQSVHLPFPLFAKPVAEGTGKGITGSSRITTREQLRSVCLQLLETYHQPVLVERYLSGREFTVGLVGTGDTARVVGVMEITLDGSASEIYSLYVKENYENFARYSVPEKEVQSACAKIALDAWRILGCRDGGRIDLKMDENGIPNFLEVNPLAGLNYKHSDLPLLCKLNGIDFQSLIEMIMDSALKRISEYAGPYSSHRV
- a CDS encoding KamA family radical SAM protein; its protein translation is MEENGSEVSLTTGEHDVREEEPPGSSVEILTERMQKKSANRKNPPSINRLTSSFRETYFPGVTDAMWNDWKWQISNSFRTFAQLEKIRGFVRPPSYVNGNKDLLPLRITPYYASLVDFSDPADALYRCVIPTPEEYIISPGEGSDPLHEEGDSPVRNLVHRYPDRVLFLITGFCSTYCRYCTRSHMVAKKDKSHFALDDFEPAFAYIESHTEVRDVLLSGGDPFTLPDERLGYILERIRRIPHVEIIRIGTKVPAVLPQRITPHLISVLRKYHPLYISIHFTHPRELTPEVGRACEMLADAGIPLGSQTVLLKGINDEVETMKQLMQGLLKIRVRPYYLYQCDPILGSSHFRTPVSKGLEIIKGLRGFTSGYAVPTYVIDAPGGGGKIPLLPDYVSGRDEGYLLLKNYEDRLYRYPDFCTE